A genome region from Spirochaetaceae bacterium includes the following:
- a CDS encoding glycerate kinase: protein MKIVIAPDSFKESLTAEEACRAIEEGFKKIFSQATYAKVPMADGGEGTMEALVSARGGHIYEAETLDPLGKPIKAVYAILGDGQTAVIEMAKTSGLALVPREERNPLITTTYGTGQLIKAALDKGATNFLVTIGGSATNDGGVGMVQALGGHFYDKEGKELAFGGGELGKLVKIDLSRLDNRLSKVTITAACDVDNPLTGPRGASRTFGPQKGATPEGVELLDANLKHLAGIIKSQLGKDIEEAPGAGAAGGIGGGLMAFANAKLERGVNIVAKAANLEETIKNANLVITAEGGMDFQTRFGKTPYGVAQVAKKYNLPVIALVGTIGKEAETLYEHGFDAIFSIVPGAVSLEEALKDGFKNLANCSENVARLIKATGGLKID, encoded by the coding sequence ATGAAAATAGTTATAGCGCCCGACTCCTTTAAAGAAAGCTTAACAGCCGAAGAAGCTTGCAGAGCTATTGAAGAGGGCTTTAAAAAAATTTTTTCGCAAGCTACCTATGCTAAAGTACCGATGGCTGATGGCGGCGAAGGTACAATGGAGGCCCTAGTGAGTGCACGCGGCGGCCATATCTACGAGGCCGAAACGCTTGACCCTTTAGGTAAGCCCATTAAAGCGGTTTATGCTATTTTAGGTGATGGCCAAACGGCCGTTATCGAAATGGCCAAGACCAGCGGCCTAGCTTTAGTACCGCGCGAAGAGCGCAACCCGCTTATCACCACCACCTATGGTACAGGCCAGCTTATTAAAGCCGCCTTAGATAAAGGGGCCACCAACTTTTTAGTAACCATCGGCGGCAGCGCTACTAACGATGGCGGCGTAGGTATGGTGCAGGCTTTAGGCGGCCACTTTTATGATAAAGAGGGCAAAGAGCTCGCCTTTGGCGGCGGCGAATTAGGCAAGCTGGTCAAAATTGATTTAAGCCGGCTGGACAATCGTTTAAGCAAGGTAACCATTACCGCTGCCTGCGATGTAGATAACCCGCTTACCGGCCCGCGCGGTGCCAGCCGTACCTTTGGCCCGCAAAAAGGTGCCACTCCAGAAGGCGTAGAACTGTTAGATGCCAACTTAAAGCATTTAGCCGGTATTATTAAAAGTCAGCTAGGTAAAGATATAGAAGAAGCGCCCGGCGCCGGTGCAGCCGGCGGGATTGGCGGCGGCTTAATGGCCTTTGCTAATGCTAAGTTAGAGCGCGGGGTAAATATTGTGGCAAAAGCCGCTAACCTTGAAGAAACCATAAAGAATGCCAACCTTGTCATCACCGCTGAAGGCGGTATGGATTTTCAAACCCGCTTTGGCAAAACTCCTTACGGCGTGGCTCAGGTAGCTAAAAAGTATAATTTACCGGTTATCGCCTTAGTAGGTACAATTGGTAAAGAGGCCGAAACTTTGTATGAACATGGCTTTGATGCTATTTTTTCCATAGTACCGGGCGCAGTTTCACTAGAAGAGGCCTTAAAAGACGGCTTTAAAAATTTAGCAAATTGCAGCGAGAACGTGGCGAGATTAATTAAAGCTACCGGCGGCTTAAAAATTGATTAA